One Aphidius gifuensis isolate YNYX2018 linkage group LG3, ASM1490517v1, whole genome shotgun sequence DNA window includes the following coding sequences:
- the LOC122851231 gene encoding transmembrane protein 68, whose translation MDMLTNSIKGFEDVIVDYIDVDFTLWLSWLLMPLLITFLLPVFILILLYVSALIFYIYKLHRVRLREAYGKDWKIAARNVVAAIWDVHGYILHGYEVVGMEKIPMDEPVLFIYYHGAVPIDLYYFVSKMVLVNSKIVHSVVDRFLLKVPGFSIICHVMKLIPGTIQTCSSILKDGNMLAISPGGVYEAQFGDSYYQLLWKNRLGFAKVAVDAKVKIVPLFTQNLREAFRTVSWGRRFWLRIYAATKFPFAPIYGGFPVKLKTYVGDPISFDDSLTPEEVKDKVALALEELINKYQKKPGSITRALLERIYDPSSSSSYDKTK comes from the exons ATGGACATGTTAACAAATAGTATCAAGGGCTTCGAAGATGTCATTG TTGATTACATTGATGTGGACTTTACTCTCTGGTTATCTTGGCTCTTGATGCCTTTGTTAATCACCTTCCTTTTACCAGTTTTTATTCTAATATTGTTATATGTAtctgctttaattttttacatctaTAAATTACACAg AGTACGACTGAGAGAAGCATATGGAAAAGATTGGAAAATTGCAGCAAGAAATGTTGTTGCTGCAATTTGGGATGTTCATGGCTACATTCTTcatg gATATGAAGTTGTTGGAATGGAAAAAATTCCAATGGATGAgccagttttatttatatattatcatgGTGCAGTACCAATTGATTTATACTATTTCGTTTCAAAAATGGTATTAGTCAACTCAAAAATAGTACACAGTGTTGTTGATAGATTTCTATTAAAAGTACCaggtttttcaataatatgtCATGTCATGAAATTGATACCAGGAACAATACAAACATGCTCATCAATATTGAAAGATGGTAACATGCTTGCAATATCACCTGGTGGTGTTTATGAGGCACAATTTGGTGACtcatattatcaattgttatgGAAAAATCGTTTGGGTTTTGCTAAAGTTGCAGTTGATGCAAAAGTTAAAATAGTACCATTATTTACTCAAAATTTACGTGAAGCATTTAGAACAGTCAGTTGGGGTAGACGTTTTTGGCTTAGAATATATGCTGCAACGAAATTTCCATTTGCACCAATTTATGGTGGCTTtccagttaaattaaaaacttatgTTGGGGATCCAATATCGTTTGATGACAGCTTGACACCAGAAGAAGTGAAGGACAAAGTTGCTCTTGCACTGgaagaattaataaataaatatcagaaAAAACCTGGTAGCATAACAAGAGCTCTTCTTGAAAGGATTTATgatccatcatcatcatcaagctatgataaaacaaaataa
- the LOC122851233 gene encoding peptidyl-prolyl cis-trans isomerase FKBP1B, whose translation MGVDVEVLSPGDGQRYPKTGQTVIVHYTGTLTNGKKFDSSRDRNKPFQFKIGKGEVIKGWDQGVAQMSIGERARLTCSPDFAYGAQGHPGVIPPNATLIFDVELINIK comes from the exons ATGGGCGTGGATGTTGAGGTTCTTTCACCCGGTgatg gtcaGAGATATCCAAAAACTGGACAAACTGTCATCGTTCACTACACAG gaACATTGAcaaatggtaaaaaattcGACTCAAGTCGCGATCGCAACAAGCCATTCCAATTTAAAATTGGCAAAGGTGAAGTTATCAAAGGATGGGATCAAGGTGTTGCCCAAATGTCTATTGGTGAACGTGCAAGACTTACTTGTTCACCAGACTTTGCTTATGGTGCACAAGGACATCCAGGTGTCATTCCACCAAATGCAACTCTCATTTTTGACGTCGAGCTTATTAACATCaagtaa
- the LOC122851232 gene encoding protein EFR3 homolog cmp44E isoform X1, translating to MALIKCCFEVEASEVFESVIRKCTNPGCCCWCCSALRPRYKRLVDNIFPVNPQDGLVKNNMEKLTFYSLSSPEKLDRIGEYLFQRASRDINRHRNGFVIIAMEAMDQLLLACHAQTLNLFVESFLKMIQKLLESSDSQLQIMATQSFVRFANIEEDTPSYHTSYDFFVSKYSSMCHSNDDNLAIRKQIRLAGIQGLQGVVRKTLSDDLVENIWESVHMDKIVPSLLYNMQNARYADKENTTPESPTEERSDPPQFAETCMRELVGRASFGHIRCVISPVLQHLDNHDLWVPNYFAIHTFRIIMFSIQSQYSYTVVEALMTHLDNNSKSSPKTRTCIADTLSKIISIAAGESVGPSVLDIINSLLSHLRISVTRNQTSTNDEQLYQEALINALGEFANHLPDYQKIEIMMFIMSKVPYCQPDRIISVGKGDVLLQSILLKSLLKVGTKYRTIHLNTTFPPSFLDPLLRMSLAADAEMRLLVQKIFHTLIDRHQNIEKLEKPSINMLELDLVIEKSSGPDVIFIRKHGPEIYSALYESLELSSNNVDNIEAIYTTLALLAVELASEDTILEQLRLVLSLQDLALTNNQLSTSIKFNLHAIVISLLVLISNVCNINSLIDYSKKLIESRKRDSPHLLPKLRAQYDTNLPNKIPAFLLVDQSIVTECLKTSGLDPLKLQHSNVYSHCSLYSSIHRNSWVETAGRNSIADISSSNNELDSGNSSPGVEKKITTQEFTFESMKKILTDCANDQLVEDEKRLKLSEVFRTAPFDELVTKTQPKHEVLQNKLSDIFNSLTIEPRNLSQGVQIVDAKSNQQIPAYEVHFPELFVY from the exons atggCTCTTATCAAGTGTTGTTTTGAAGTTGAAGCTTCTGAAGTTTTTGAAAGTGTTATTAGAAAATGTACAAATCCTGGAT gttgttgttggtgttgttcaGCCTTGAGGCCAAGGTACAAGAGGCTAGTTGACAATATATTTCCAGTAAATCCTCAG GATGGACTGGTTAAAAACAACATGGAAAAATTAACGTTCTACTCATTGAGTAGTCCAGAAAAATTAGATAGAATTggtgaatatttatttcaacgtGCATCACGTGATATTAACAGACATAGAAATGGATTTGTTATAATTGCCATGGAAGCTATGGATCAACTTTTATTGGCATGTCATGCACAGAcacttaatttatttgttgaaagttttttaaaaatgatacagAAATTATTGGAGTCTTCAGATTCACAATTACAAATTATGGCAACACAATCA TTTGTCAGATTTGCCAACATCGAAGAGGATACGCCGTCTTATCACACAAGTTACGATTTCTTTGTATCAAAATACTCTTCAATGTGTCACTCCAACGACGACAACTTGGCAATTCGCAAGCAGATTCGACTCGCCGGGATACAGGGATTGCAGGGTGTCGTAAGAAAAACATTATCTGATGATTTAGTAGAAAATATTTGGGAATCTGTACATATGGATAAAATAGTACCATCATTACTTTACAATATGCAAAATgcaag atatgctgataaagaaaatacaaCTCCAGAAAGTCCAACAGAAGAACGTTCTGATCCTCCACAATTTGCTGAAACATGTATGCGTGAATTAGTTGGTCGTGCATCATTTGGACATATTCGTTGTGTCATTAGTCCAGTACTGCAACATCTTGATAATCATGATTTATGGGTACcaaattattttgcaattCATACATTcagaataataatgttttcaaTTCAa tcACAATATTCTTATACTGTTGTTGAAGCACTAATGACACATCTTGATAACAATTCAAAATCATCACCAAAAACACGTACATGTATTGCTGatacattatcaaaaataatatcaatagcAGCTGGTGAAAGTGTTGGTCCATCTGttcttgatattataaattcattattatcacatTTACGTATATCTGTAACAAGAAATCAAACATCAACAAATGATGAACAGCTATATCAAGAGGCATTGATAAATGCACTTGGTGAATTTGCAAATCATTTACcggattatcaaaaaattgaaataatgatGTTTATCATGAGCAAAGTACCATATTGTCAACCAGATAGAATAATATCTGTTGGTAAAGGTGATGTACTGCTAcaaagtatattattaaaatcattactTAAAGTTGGAACAAAATACAGAACAATACATCTTAATACAACATTTCCACCAAGTTTTTTGGATCCATTATTACGTATGTCATTGGCTGCTGATGCTGAAATGCGTTTATTAgtacaaaaaatattccacACACTTATTGATCGtcatcaaaatattgaaaagcTTGAAAAGCCATCAATTAACATGTTAGAGCTTGATTtagttattgaaaaatcatctGGACCAGATGTTATATTTATACGTAAACATGGTCCAGAAATATACTCAGCACTTTATGAATCTCTTGAGTTGTCAAgtaataatgttgataatattgaagCAATATATACAACACTTGCATTATTAGCTGTTGAGCTAGCATCAGAAGATACAATACTTGAACAATTACGTCTTGTACTTAGTCTACAAGATTTAGCATTGACTAATAATCAATTAAgtacatcaattaaatttaatttacatgctATTGTTATTAGTTTATTGGTGCTGATATCAAAtgtttgtaatattaattcattgattgattatagtaaaaaattaattgaatcaagAAAACGTGATAGTCCACATTTATTACCAAAATTAAGAGCTCAATATGATACTAACTTACCAAATAAAATACCAGCATTTTTACTTGTTGATCAATCAATTGTTACTGAATGTCTTAAAACATCTGGACTTGATCCATTAAAATTACAACACAGTAATGTTTATAGTCATTGTTCATTGTACAGTAGTATTCATAGAAATTCTTGGGTAGAAACTGCTGGTAGAAATTCAATAGCAGACATTAGCTCATCAAATAATGAACTTGATTCTGGTAATTCATCACCTggtgttgagaaaaaaataacaactcaAGAGTTTACATttgaaagtatgaaaaaaatattaactgatTGTGCTAATGATCAATTAGTTGAAGATGAAAAACGTTTAAAATTATCAGAAGTATTTAGAACAGCTCCTTTTGATGAACTTGTTACTAAAACACAACCAAAACATGaagttttacaaaataaattatcagatatatttaattcattgacTATTGAACCGAGAAATTTATCACAAGGAGTTCAAATTGTTGATGCTAAATCTAATCAACAAATTCCAGCCTATGAAGTACATTTTCCTGAACTATTTgtctattaa
- the LOC122851232 gene encoding protein EFR3 homolog cmp44E isoform X2 gives MDKLCCCWCCSALRPRYKRLVDNIFPVNPQDGLVKNNMEKLTFYSLSSPEKLDRIGEYLFQRASRDINRHRNGFVIIAMEAMDQLLLACHAQTLNLFVESFLKMIQKLLESSDSQLQIMATQSFVRFANIEEDTPSYHTSYDFFVSKYSSMCHSNDDNLAIRKQIRLAGIQGLQGVVRKTLSDDLVENIWESVHMDKIVPSLLYNMQNARYADKENTTPESPTEERSDPPQFAETCMRELVGRASFGHIRCVISPVLQHLDNHDLWVPNYFAIHTFRIIMFSIQSQYSYTVVEALMTHLDNNSKSSPKTRTCIADTLSKIISIAAGESVGPSVLDIINSLLSHLRISVTRNQTSTNDEQLYQEALINALGEFANHLPDYQKIEIMMFIMSKVPYCQPDRIISVGKGDVLLQSILLKSLLKVGTKYRTIHLNTTFPPSFLDPLLRMSLAADAEMRLLVQKIFHTLIDRHQNIEKLEKPSINMLELDLVIEKSSGPDVIFIRKHGPEIYSALYESLELSSNNVDNIEAIYTTLALLAVELASEDTILEQLRLVLSLQDLALTNNQLSTSIKFNLHAIVISLLVLISNVCNINSLIDYSKKLIESRKRDSPHLLPKLRAQYDTNLPNKIPAFLLVDQSIVTECLKTSGLDPLKLQHSNVYSHCSLYSSIHRNSWVETAGRNSIADISSSNNELDSGNSSPGVEKKITTQEFTFESMKKILTDCANDQLVEDEKRLKLSEVFRTAPFDELVTKTQPKHEVLQNKLSDIFNSLTIEPRNLSQGVQIVDAKSNQQIPAYEVHFPELFVY, from the exons ATGGACAAATTAT gttgttgttggtgttgttcaGCCTTGAGGCCAAGGTACAAGAGGCTAGTTGACAATATATTTCCAGTAAATCCTCAG GATGGACTGGTTAAAAACAACATGGAAAAATTAACGTTCTACTCATTGAGTAGTCCAGAAAAATTAGATAGAATTggtgaatatttatttcaacgtGCATCACGTGATATTAACAGACATAGAAATGGATTTGTTATAATTGCCATGGAAGCTATGGATCAACTTTTATTGGCATGTCATGCACAGAcacttaatttatttgttgaaagttttttaaaaatgatacagAAATTATTGGAGTCTTCAGATTCACAATTACAAATTATGGCAACACAATCA TTTGTCAGATTTGCCAACATCGAAGAGGATACGCCGTCTTATCACACAAGTTACGATTTCTTTGTATCAAAATACTCTTCAATGTGTCACTCCAACGACGACAACTTGGCAATTCGCAAGCAGATTCGACTCGCCGGGATACAGGGATTGCAGGGTGTCGTAAGAAAAACATTATCTGATGATTTAGTAGAAAATATTTGGGAATCTGTACATATGGATAAAATAGTACCATCATTACTTTACAATATGCAAAATgcaag atatgctgataaagaaaatacaaCTCCAGAAAGTCCAACAGAAGAACGTTCTGATCCTCCACAATTTGCTGAAACATGTATGCGTGAATTAGTTGGTCGTGCATCATTTGGACATATTCGTTGTGTCATTAGTCCAGTACTGCAACATCTTGATAATCATGATTTATGGGTACcaaattattttgcaattCATACATTcagaataataatgttttcaaTTCAa tcACAATATTCTTATACTGTTGTTGAAGCACTAATGACACATCTTGATAACAATTCAAAATCATCACCAAAAACACGTACATGTATTGCTGatacattatcaaaaataatatcaatagcAGCTGGTGAAAGTGTTGGTCCATCTGttcttgatattataaattcattattatcacatTTACGTATATCTGTAACAAGAAATCAAACATCAACAAATGATGAACAGCTATATCAAGAGGCATTGATAAATGCACTTGGTGAATTTGCAAATCATTTACcggattatcaaaaaattgaaataatgatGTTTATCATGAGCAAAGTACCATATTGTCAACCAGATAGAATAATATCTGTTGGTAAAGGTGATGTACTGCTAcaaagtatattattaaaatcattactTAAAGTTGGAACAAAATACAGAACAATACATCTTAATACAACATTTCCACCAAGTTTTTTGGATCCATTATTACGTATGTCATTGGCTGCTGATGCTGAAATGCGTTTATTAgtacaaaaaatattccacACACTTATTGATCGtcatcaaaatattgaaaagcTTGAAAAGCCATCAATTAACATGTTAGAGCTTGATTtagttattgaaaaatcatctGGACCAGATGTTATATTTATACGTAAACATGGTCCAGAAATATACTCAGCACTTTATGAATCTCTTGAGTTGTCAAgtaataatgttgataatattgaagCAATATATACAACACTTGCATTATTAGCTGTTGAGCTAGCATCAGAAGATACAATACTTGAACAATTACGTCTTGTACTTAGTCTACAAGATTTAGCATTGACTAATAATCAATTAAgtacatcaattaaatttaatttacatgctATTGTTATTAGTTTATTGGTGCTGATATCAAAtgtttgtaatattaattcattgattgattatagtaaaaaattaattgaatcaagAAAACGTGATAGTCCACATTTATTACCAAAATTAAGAGCTCAATATGATACTAACTTACCAAATAAAATACCAGCATTTTTACTTGTTGATCAATCAATTGTTACTGAATGTCTTAAAACATCTGGACTTGATCCATTAAAATTACAACACAGTAATGTTTATAGTCATTGTTCATTGTACAGTAGTATTCATAGAAATTCTTGGGTAGAAACTGCTGGTAGAAATTCAATAGCAGACATTAGCTCATCAAATAATGAACTTGATTCTGGTAATTCATCACCTggtgttgagaaaaaaataacaactcaAGAGTTTACATttgaaagtatgaaaaaaatattaactgatTGTGCTAATGATCAATTAGTTGAAGATGAAAAACGTTTAAAATTATCAGAAGTATTTAGAACAGCTCCTTTTGATGAACTTGTTACTAAAACACAACCAAAACATGaagttttacaaaataaattatcagatatatttaattcattgacTATTGAACCGAGAAATTTATCACAAGGAGTTCAAATTGTTGATGCTAAATCTAATCAACAAATTCCAGCCTATGAAGTACATTTTCCTGAACTATTTgtctattaa
- the LOC122851232 gene encoding protein EFR3 homolog cmp44E isoform X3, whose amino-acid sequence MCGCCWCCSALRPRYKRLVDNIFPVNPQDGLVKNNMEKLTFYSLSSPEKLDRIGEYLFQRASRDINRHRNGFVIIAMEAMDQLLLACHAQTLNLFVESFLKMIQKLLESSDSQLQIMATQSFVRFANIEEDTPSYHTSYDFFVSKYSSMCHSNDDNLAIRKQIRLAGIQGLQGVVRKTLSDDLVENIWESVHMDKIVPSLLYNMQNARYADKENTTPESPTEERSDPPQFAETCMRELVGRASFGHIRCVISPVLQHLDNHDLWVPNYFAIHTFRIIMFSIQSQYSYTVVEALMTHLDNNSKSSPKTRTCIADTLSKIISIAAGESVGPSVLDIINSLLSHLRISVTRNQTSTNDEQLYQEALINALGEFANHLPDYQKIEIMMFIMSKVPYCQPDRIISVGKGDVLLQSILLKSLLKVGTKYRTIHLNTTFPPSFLDPLLRMSLAADAEMRLLVQKIFHTLIDRHQNIEKLEKPSINMLELDLVIEKSSGPDVIFIRKHGPEIYSALYESLELSSNNVDNIEAIYTTLALLAVELASEDTILEQLRLVLSLQDLALTNNQLSTSIKFNLHAIVISLLVLISNVCNINSLIDYSKKLIESRKRDSPHLLPKLRAQYDTNLPNKIPAFLLVDQSIVTECLKTSGLDPLKLQHSNVYSHCSLYSSIHRNSWVETAGRNSIADISSSNNELDSGNSSPGVEKKITTQEFTFESMKKILTDCANDQLVEDEKRLKLSEVFRTAPFDELVTKTQPKHEVLQNKLSDIFNSLTIEPRNLSQGVQIVDAKSNQQIPAYEVHFPELFVY is encoded by the exons ATGTGTG gttgttgttggtgttgttcaGCCTTGAGGCCAAGGTACAAGAGGCTAGTTGACAATATATTTCCAGTAAATCCTCAG GATGGACTGGTTAAAAACAACATGGAAAAATTAACGTTCTACTCATTGAGTAGTCCAGAAAAATTAGATAGAATTggtgaatatttatttcaacgtGCATCACGTGATATTAACAGACATAGAAATGGATTTGTTATAATTGCCATGGAAGCTATGGATCAACTTTTATTGGCATGTCATGCACAGAcacttaatttatttgttgaaagttttttaaaaatgatacagAAATTATTGGAGTCTTCAGATTCACAATTACAAATTATGGCAACACAATCA TTTGTCAGATTTGCCAACATCGAAGAGGATACGCCGTCTTATCACACAAGTTACGATTTCTTTGTATCAAAATACTCTTCAATGTGTCACTCCAACGACGACAACTTGGCAATTCGCAAGCAGATTCGACTCGCCGGGATACAGGGATTGCAGGGTGTCGTAAGAAAAACATTATCTGATGATTTAGTAGAAAATATTTGGGAATCTGTACATATGGATAAAATAGTACCATCATTACTTTACAATATGCAAAATgcaag atatgctgataaagaaaatacaaCTCCAGAAAGTCCAACAGAAGAACGTTCTGATCCTCCACAATTTGCTGAAACATGTATGCGTGAATTAGTTGGTCGTGCATCATTTGGACATATTCGTTGTGTCATTAGTCCAGTACTGCAACATCTTGATAATCATGATTTATGGGTACcaaattattttgcaattCATACATTcagaataataatgttttcaaTTCAa tcACAATATTCTTATACTGTTGTTGAAGCACTAATGACACATCTTGATAACAATTCAAAATCATCACCAAAAACACGTACATGTATTGCTGatacattatcaaaaataatatcaatagcAGCTGGTGAAAGTGTTGGTCCATCTGttcttgatattataaattcattattatcacatTTACGTATATCTGTAACAAGAAATCAAACATCAACAAATGATGAACAGCTATATCAAGAGGCATTGATAAATGCACTTGGTGAATTTGCAAATCATTTACcggattatcaaaaaattgaaataatgatGTTTATCATGAGCAAAGTACCATATTGTCAACCAGATAGAATAATATCTGTTGGTAAAGGTGATGTACTGCTAcaaagtatattattaaaatcattactTAAAGTTGGAACAAAATACAGAACAATACATCTTAATACAACATTTCCACCAAGTTTTTTGGATCCATTATTACGTATGTCATTGGCTGCTGATGCTGAAATGCGTTTATTAgtacaaaaaatattccacACACTTATTGATCGtcatcaaaatattgaaaagcTTGAAAAGCCATCAATTAACATGTTAGAGCTTGATTtagttattgaaaaatcatctGGACCAGATGTTATATTTATACGTAAACATGGTCCAGAAATATACTCAGCACTTTATGAATCTCTTGAGTTGTCAAgtaataatgttgataatattgaagCAATATATACAACACTTGCATTATTAGCTGTTGAGCTAGCATCAGAAGATACAATACTTGAACAATTACGTCTTGTACTTAGTCTACAAGATTTAGCATTGACTAATAATCAATTAAgtacatcaattaaatttaatttacatgctATTGTTATTAGTTTATTGGTGCTGATATCAAAtgtttgtaatattaattcattgattgattatagtaaaaaattaattgaatcaagAAAACGTGATAGTCCACATTTATTACCAAAATTAAGAGCTCAATATGATACTAACTTACCAAATAAAATACCAGCATTTTTACTTGTTGATCAATCAATTGTTACTGAATGTCTTAAAACATCTGGACTTGATCCATTAAAATTACAACACAGTAATGTTTATAGTCATTGTTCATTGTACAGTAGTATTCATAGAAATTCTTGGGTAGAAACTGCTGGTAGAAATTCAATAGCAGACATTAGCTCATCAAATAATGAACTTGATTCTGGTAATTCATCACCTggtgttgagaaaaaaataacaactcaAGAGTTTACATttgaaagtatgaaaaaaatattaactgatTGTGCTAATGATCAATTAGTTGAAGATGAAAAACGTTTAAAATTATCAGAAGTATTTAGAACAGCTCCTTTTGATGAACTTGTTACTAAAACACAACCAAAACATGaagttttacaaaataaattatcagatatatttaattcattgacTATTGAACCGAGAAATTTATCACAAGGAGTTCAAATTGTTGATGCTAAATCTAATCAACAAATTCCAGCCTATGAAGTACATTTTCCTGAACTATTTgtctattaa
- the LOC122851237 gene encoding vitellin-degrading protease-like — protein MNLLLILKSECREARRYKRIVGGEIVLNNEIKYQASIRYDGFYVCAGTIISSKHILTAAHCVADLGLDFTVVTGATKLYDTHNEHSVFNISWHEDFVNGADHNNYNKNDIAVITLDDEILFDDSQEAALLPDSPTPEQATGIVCGWGWEDQNNGYPSKVLKKIQVQVIGKQECQEKIKFNLYQGQFCGIAGSASGFCKGDSGGSLVVDKRVIGFASWNDGCAKGKPDVYTDVYENLNFINKAMRIKTCTKYRAPGC, from the exons atgaatttattattaattttaaaatcag aATGTCGTGAAGCTAGAAGATACAAAAGAATTGTCGGTGGTGaaattgttttaaacaatgaaataaaatatcaagcaTCAATAAGATACGATGGATTTTATGTTTGTGCTGGAACAATTATAAGTTCAAAACATATACTAACAGCTGCTCATTGTGTTGCTGATCTAGGTTTAGATTTTACTGTTGTAACTGGTGCAACAAAACTTTATGATACACACAATGAACACAGTGTTTTTAATATAAGTTGGCATGAAGATTTTGTAAATGGAGCTGATCATAATAActacaataaaaatgatattgctGTTATCACT cttgatgatgaaattttatttgacgaCAGTCAAGAAGCTGCACTGTTACCAGACTCACCAACTCCCGAACAAGCAACTGGTATTGTTTGTGGGTGGGGCTGGGAGGATCAAAACAATGGCTATCCCTCAaaagttctcaaaaaaatacaGGTCCAAGTGATAGGCAAACAAGAgtgtcaagaaaaaattaaatttaatctttATCAAGGACAATTTTGTGGAATTGCTGGTTCAGCTTCTGGTTTTtgcaaa gGTGATTCTGGTGGATCCTTGGTTGTTGATAAACGTGTTATTGGTTTCGCATCTTGGAATGATGGCTGTGCAAAAGGAAAACCCGACGTGTACACTGATgtctatgaaaatttaaatttcatcaataaagCAATGAGGATAAAAACTTGCACGAAATATCGAGCACCtggttgttaa
- the LOC122853495 gene encoding chymotrypsin-2-like yields MTICHGKPPVRCGGPYSHDHPFPYVVSLNIDGYNNKFLDITSASCLVGKVTRPYRNLAVITGLPVANFRQAYSADVILVPEQYQPENKTSSHDLALIKLVYPIKLGYHADQIVPSKTPLSSGLAAFTPGWTKLVAHFGDIKTEFTPVLLSTITAEECTAYTSRPVSVDQICGQGEIRNKGVCAGDNGNPLVHNNQLIGIASGKVACGTGESDVFTSVYFYYDWIDGYITEKIPIPSE; encoded by the exons atgacAA tttgtCATGGAAAACCACCAGTAAGATGTGGTGGACCATATTCACATGATCATCCTTTTCCTTATGTTGTTTCATTGAATATCGatggatataataataaatttttagatataacATCAGCAAGTTGTCTTGTTGGAAAAGTAACAAGACCATATAGAAATTTGGCTGTTATAACTGGATTACCAGTTGCAAATTTTAGACAAGCATATTCTGCTGATGTTATACTTGTTCCAGAACAATATCAGCCGGAAAATAAAACATCATCTCATGATTTGGCTCTGATAAAG CTTGTTTATCCAATTAAATTGGGCTACCATGCTGATCAAATTGTTCCATCAAAAACTCCACTATCAAGTGGACTTGCTGCATTTACACCTGGTTGGACAAAACTTGTTGCACATTTTGGTGATATTAAAACTGAATTTACACCTGTATTGTTGAGTACAATAACAGCTGAAGAGTGCACAGCTTATACATCTAGGCCAGTTTCAGTTGATCAAATTTGTGGACAAGGAGAAATTAGAAATAAAGGTGTTTGTGCTGGTGATAATGGCAATCCACTTGttcataataatcaattaattggcATTGCTTCTGGTAAAGTTGCATGTGGTACTGGTGAGAGTGATGTTTTTACttcagtttatttttattatgattggATTGATGGATATATCACAGAAAAAATACCTATACCATCTGAATGa